One Candidatus Tanganyikabacteria bacterium genomic window carries:
- a CDS encoding tetratricopeptide repeat protein: MQCPTCGAAVSAEQRFCESCGAPLGGATPSVATPGKRVITALFTDISGFTAMSENLDPEDLTNILNAFFKVLVDPIYRYGGVVDKYIGDAVMAVFGAPVAHEDDAIRACMAAWDMQVAAKAFSADLQRRTGLDLKIRIGLNTGVAVYASIGSHYKTDTTVMGDTVNVAQRMESHAQAGKVLVSGATRRAIGDAFVVRELPPVKVKGKAAPVECFELERPQTQVRLHTHRAEPLIGRTAELGQLEAAYKAASAGKPQIAAISGEAGIGKSAVVRHFLHGAQARGAAVIRARAQSLDLGDCHSLVGSVVEDMFSLTPDLSAKERVARIAEHPAVRRSRHDQAAALLAALTTADMPSASLSQLPPQALKDAAYAALSDALIAASHAGTLVVSLANLQWADAGSLGWVEQFAARLSERPDTRILVVCQARSDAGMKWPDVDEGLGMRILSVGPLGREEARALALAALDARPEDVAPPVARLLDRVVERSDGNPFYLTEMLRQLVDDGVGARSAGTWVPGPQMDQWAVPTSVRSAIAARLDRLDQGPRDLVQLASVLGRRFDAGLLRTLGGSDIEGRLARLIDLKLFGALAHDRLEFSQAVVQEVAYDSMLGRQRSALHRRVAETIEQGAAQLDPLAPLLAHHYSAGEVAAKAIHYLVRAAELAMPAFAVEEAAAYLRRAVDLHRKAPDAAVAELPPRKGLLVALALAEWGLGRGGLALTLLADAEAAEAGTDPYVQRLRGDILARSGDLDGAMAAYRQVSAPGVDAPAEAALALAGMADVHRRLADYKKAIALSRSALGLLEKLDRSADRATAHGVIGLCHYRLGQHTEALAEHGRAMALREAIGDVAGVARSLNNLAMIEGALDHFDAAQDCYSRSLAIWRKLGDRRNIGLVLNNLGDLMWLQRRGELAERHFREALKVAKRCGDRYTSVTATGSLADILAERGESAEALEYADRCLAQIEETGLGEHLADVRRIRGMALAGQGQFEAAERELAMAREAARKAGNAAFDAVVDRCLEKIAGSRSAAG; encoded by the coding sequence GTGCAATGCCCCACCTGCGGCGCGGCGGTTTCTGCCGAGCAGCGCTTCTGCGAGAGTTGCGGCGCCCCGCTGGGGGGAGCGACACCCTCGGTCGCGACACCGGGCAAGCGCGTCATCACGGCGCTTTTCACCGACATCTCGGGCTTCACCGCGATGTCCGAGAATCTCGATCCCGAGGATCTCACGAACATCCTCAACGCCTTCTTCAAGGTCCTCGTAGACCCGATCTACCGCTACGGCGGAGTGGTCGACAAGTACATCGGCGACGCGGTGATGGCGGTGTTCGGCGCGCCGGTGGCCCACGAGGACGATGCCATACGCGCCTGCATGGCGGCGTGGGACATGCAGGTGGCGGCCAAGGCCTTCTCGGCCGACCTGCAGCGGCGCACCGGGCTGGATCTCAAGATCCGCATCGGGCTCAACACCGGCGTGGCGGTCTATGCATCCATCGGCTCGCATTACAAGACCGACACGACCGTCATGGGCGACACCGTCAACGTCGCCCAGCGCATGGAGAGCCACGCGCAGGCGGGCAAGGTGCTGGTGTCCGGGGCCACGCGGCGGGCCATCGGCGACGCGTTCGTCGTGCGGGAACTGCCGCCGGTCAAGGTCAAGGGCAAAGCGGCCCCGGTCGAGTGCTTCGAGCTGGAACGCCCGCAAACGCAGGTGCGGCTGCACACGCACCGGGCGGAACCGCTGATCGGGCGCACCGCCGAGTTGGGACAGCTGGAGGCCGCGTACAAGGCCGCGAGTGCCGGCAAGCCCCAGATCGCCGCCATCTCGGGGGAAGCCGGCATCGGCAAGTCGGCCGTGGTCCGCCACTTCCTCCACGGCGCACAGGCCCGCGGTGCCGCGGTCATCCGGGCGCGGGCGCAATCGCTGGATCTCGGCGACTGCCACTCGCTGGTCGGATCGGTCGTCGAGGACATGTTCTCGCTGACGCCCGACCTGTCCGCGAAGGAACGGGTGGCGCGCATCGCCGAGCACCCGGCCGTGCGGCGCAGCCGGCATGACCAGGCCGCCGCGCTCCTGGCGGCGCTCACGACGGCGGACATGCCCAGCGCCAGCTTGTCCCAGCTGCCGCCCCAGGCCTTGAAGGATGCCGCGTACGCGGCGCTCTCCGACGCGCTCATCGCCGCCTCGCATGCCGGCACGCTGGTCGTTTCGCTGGCGAACCTGCAGTGGGCGGATGCCGGCTCCCTGGGCTGGGTGGAGCAATTCGCCGCTCGCCTCTCCGAGCGCCCGGATACCCGCATCCTCGTGGTCTGCCAGGCGCGGTCGGACGCTGGCATGAAGTGGCCCGACGTGGACGAAGGTCTGGGCATGAGGATCCTCTCCGTCGGTCCGCTGGGTCGGGAGGAGGCCCGGGCGCTGGCGCTCGCCGCGCTGGACGCGCGTCCCGAGGATGTCGCTCCCCCGGTGGCTCGCCTCCTGGATCGGGTGGTGGAGCGATCGGACGGCAACCCGTTCTACCTGACCGAGATGCTCCGCCAGCTGGTCGACGACGGCGTCGGGGCCCGTTCGGCCGGGACGTGGGTCCCCGGCCCGCAGATGGACCAGTGGGCGGTGCCGACCAGCGTGCGCTCGGCGATCGCCGCCCGCCTGGACCGGCTCGACCAGGGACCGCGCGACCTCGTGCAGCTGGCCTCCGTGCTCGGGCGAAGATTCGACGCCGGTCTCCTGCGTACCCTTGGAGGATCGGACATCGAGGGCCGCCTCGCCCGGCTGATAGACCTCAAGCTCTTTGGCGCCCTGGCGCACGATCGGCTGGAGTTCAGCCAGGCCGTCGTGCAGGAGGTGGCCTACGATTCGATGCTCGGCCGGCAGCGCTCCGCCCTGCACCGGCGCGTGGCCGAGACCATCGAACAGGGAGCCGCGCAGCTCGATCCCCTCGCACCGCTCCTCGCCCACCATTACTCGGCCGGGGAGGTCGCGGCCAAGGCCATCCACTACCTCGTGCGCGCCGCCGAACTCGCGATGCCGGCTTTCGCGGTCGAGGAGGCAGCCGCCTACCTGCGGCGCGCGGTGGACCTTCACCGCAAGGCACCTGACGCCGCGGTAGCCGAACTGCCGCCTCGCAAGGGCCTGCTCGTGGCGCTCGCGCTCGCCGAGTGGGGCCTGGGTCGCGGCGGTCTGGCCCTGACCCTGCTGGCGGACGCCGAGGCGGCCGAGGCGGGGACGGACCCGTACGTCCAGCGCCTCCGGGGCGACATCCTCGCCCGCAGCGGCGATCTCGACGGGGCCATGGCCGCGTATCGTCAGGTCTCGGCACCGGGGGTCGACGCCCCGGCGGAGGCCGCCCTGGCGCTTGCTGGCATGGCCGACGTGCACCGGCGACTGGCCGACTACAAGAAAGCCATCGCACTGTCCCGGAGCGCGCTGGGCCTCCTGGAGAAGCTGGATCGCTCGGCCGACCGGGCGACGGCCCATGGCGTGATCGGGCTATGCCATTACCGGCTGGGCCAGCACACCGAGGCCCTCGCCGAGCACGGCCGGGCCATGGCCCTGCGCGAAGCAATCGGCGACGTTGCCGGTGTCGCGCGCAGCCTCAACAACCTGGCGATGATCGAGGGAGCGCTGGACCACTTCGATGCGGCGCAGGACTGCTATTCGAGGAGCCTCGCGATCTGGCGCAAGCTGGGCGATCGCCGCAACATCGGCCTGGTCCTCAACAACCTGGGCGATCTCATGTGGCTGCAACGGCGCGGCGAACTGGCCGAGCGGCATTTCCGCGAGGCGCTCAAGGTCGCGAAGCGCTGCGGCGACCGCTACACCAGCGTCACGGCCACGGGCAGCCTCGCCGACATCCTGGCCGAGCGCGGCGAGTCCGCCGAGGCCCTCGAGTATGCCGACCGCTGCCTCGCGCAGATCGAGGAGACGGGCCTGGGCGAGCACCTGGCCGATGTCCGCCGGATCCGCGGCATGGCACTGGCCGGCCAGGGGCAGTTCGAGGCGGCCGAGCGCGAGCTGGCCATGGCGCGGGAAGCCGCTCGCAAGGCCGGCAACGCCGCGTTCGACGCCGTAGTGGATCGCTGCCTGGAAAAGATCGCCGGCTCGCGGTCGGCGGCCGGGTAG